A region of the Aethina tumida isolate Nest 87 chromosome 3, icAetTumi1.1, whole genome shotgun sequence genome:
TGGATTGCCGACTGAATGAATAATAAACCGTTATGTCGGATTGTTTTCTCAATTGTTGGCTAGTTTTGGACGGTGTACTTGCCCAAAATCGCAAATAAAGCGAAATAGTGCGTTCTATCATTTGAAAGTCAAGTGTATGTAATTTTGGCAGGTATCTGTCGCCAGACTTCACTCGTAAACTGTTCTGCTTACgtagtttatttttgcaaTTAAACTATTCCTTTAAGTGTTCATTATTGCACGGTTTTGCGAGAAATTTTGTAAGCGAATGCTTCATGGAAACTTGTTTTTGggataatactaataaaatctattgtctGTGTTTACACTTAACATTAATGTACTCAACACAATAGATAAGAAAGAATAGTGTTAAAATACGGGCAATTATGCTTTCTATATAATATGCatgttatattttgttgtttaacagTTATTTGACATTACTGTATTGTGTGTATAATGAAGgcaaattattttcagaaaaaaggTTCGTTCACTGGGTCCTGTAGATCTAAATGGTTGGGCGCAGACAGCATGTCTACTTTGTCAGGGCAAGCCTCCAAGGGGGAGAAAACCAAACCAAAATTTCAATCTTTggatataaataacttatataGAGTCAGCAGGGTaagtgttttatatttatttattaaatagtcaTCAcccatattaaatttgattaaaacagtTTCTCAGAAATATGTATTTGAGTATAATGTGGTGATTCATCGAGCTTGTTGTTTTTGACAAgtataaatttcacaaaatctGTGGTTATGTTGTGATACATAATGTCACTTTTAATTTGACATATTGTTGTAATTCAATGTCATTCATGTTGTTACTGATTGTCCATTAACACAACAATACTACAACATTTCATTGAGGTGATTACTGAGATATTAATTATAGGGATAAACAATGTTTTGAATAGAATTAGGGGgatgaaaacaattaatatcttCAACAACATGTTTATTGAAACTTAAAATGTGATACCATAAATGGCACAATTAGTTCTCCATACTTGACACCCATATACATTTagtttcattgtttattttaaataaatgtttgtaaatttcaaatatttaatataatatttttgaacatatAACTCATTAAAGTCTTTGtcattgtaattgtttaacgagtatttaaaacgttaaaaacattatattccataattcatttttttaagtattagaattaatgaatttcatttccatttcaatttttttatgtaccaCCAAAATGCCAGACGCTAGGAATTATTGATAACTAGCGGGTCTAAAAATAAGTgcctaatgtaaatatttaattcgacATTTAGTTCGAAAGTAAATAGAACGTTCCCTATATTGACACGTGCATATTTTGTAAGGAGTAAACGAGTTTCGTTTGTGAAAAATGAATGAGCGCGTgcgacatttttttaaatcaaacaaaGCGAGACGCACCTCATTATATTTGCTACATTTCATTAATGAAATACACGCTTTGCATCCTTCTATGCAACAATAATAAGCGTGTCTGTTGAAAAGAAAGTAAGGCCTTAccatattattatgaaaattataatacgtCGGAGTATTAATGATTTACCAACCAGATTTCCTCATtcatacattataaataaaacatttccattattaattaacaaatatttgttaaaagtaCATTGTTTTCgctttgtacaattttatgtaCAGTGTGTAAAATGTCCTAATTATTATCCGCATTACGGTATTACGTTTACGGTTAAGTGGGCTGTATAAAATGGTAACTCGCAGACAAATCACACTCAGCTGACCAGATAAAAACCATTTCAACGTTTGACATTGAATGAAAATGGAGTGGCACGGTCAAATTCGGTTGTAATTTGCGGTTGCATTAATTATTACTGAGTGATGGCTGCGTCGTTTAGATGTAGTTGACAACGTAGCATGTAACCTTACACACTGAACAAAGAAACTGCACGTTCATCTATGGaacagtattaattaaacatttttatattgtgatTTGATCATGTGACAAAACTAGTAATATCAAGGGATATgcagacaaatttaaataactgttaatgtaaagatttatttaaagtgattaaacaattataacacACGATTTTTATAGGGtgaaaatacagaaaaaacaCAGCAGAAAAGTTCGTCAGTCTACATCAAACATGGCATGCAATCATTGGGAAAAGTGCCGAGTGCACGGCGGGCGCCCGCCAATCTCCCGTCACTGAAGTCGGAGAGCAGCGAGACAGGAGCCGCGGTACCACTTGTCCCGCCCGGCGGTCCGGGATGGGGAAAGCAACAGGAGGGTGGTGGTTCTCAAGGCGGTGCAGCGCCGACGCTCCAGTCGACACCTCAGTCGTCCGGGGGTGCGTCAGCGCCGACGGCAACGGTTGCGGCTGCCGGACAGACGGCGCCCAGCCAACAGGCGCCCGGTCCTGGTACTCAGCAACAGTCGAATTCGAATGCCCCTGCGGCACACCAGAAGCCACCGTCGCTAGTTTCGAGCGGTGTGACGCCTGCAACCGGCGACAAACTGTGGAGTTCGATAACAAGCGGTTCAGGTACTACtacttttttcattcatttcgatttgtatttttaatatgcgcGTTCAATTTCAGATCCTGCTCACCCACCGCCCTACCAGAGCGCCCAGTTCCAGCACGAGTTCCCGAGCCTCTCAGGCGGCCCCGAGGGCGCCGCTGGTCAAGGAGGTCGCGTTGGCGGACCCGCATCCGATGGATACGGCGCGGCGCCCGGCGGCCTGAGTTTACGACCCCAAACGGAAGGGTCGTGGACGCAGGGGGGTGCAGGACGTTTTGGACCACCGGACGGGGCCGGTCTACGCGGTGCTGCGGGCGCCTCGGGCCCGATGGCACACCCACCGCAGCTCTCGGGCCCGGGCGGCCCGAATGGCCCTGCCCACGGACAATCCTCTCAGCAACATCACCCACCGTTGCCGCCGCAATTTAGGAGTGTAATGCCGTCGTTTATGTACAAAGGTCGGTTTCTAGTGGTTAATTTCAGAAGTAGCATTATTGGTTAAAAAAAGTCACTAAGTGGTTCActctgttaatttttaaatggaaaaagaATTAACCTTGGAATCAAGTAAAATCACGTACAACTACATTTTgccataaaattgtattaacttattttttgaatggaaAGGTCTTTTGATACCTTATTTGAAAGGTAAACATGtccttcaaatattatatgagTAATTTGTGACATCTGAGTTCAACTAGCAAAATTatcttgtataaaataaaaatctttcaaatGAGGTATTGATAAAACCACCATTTCCACAAAAAATGTTGATGATGCTTATAAGGTAATATAAACTTCAtggaaaaatttagttaaagaGATAACTTGAACCGTTCAAAAGTTACCAGGGAGGACTCTACAATCACGCTATATAAGAAACATTTATCATCATACTAGATTCTAATTCTTAATCCATTGTACCATTTTAGATTTTGTTGGCACAGGTAGCTTTGCGTCCACTGGCTCTTCCGGAATATCTCACACGTCGCACAATCCAGCCGCTCCCTCGTCGATCAACGGCCGGGGTGGTATGGGTGGCGAACGTGGTGGTAATAGACCACATCCGGAATCGTCAAGACAAGCACCACCCCGCCTCAATGACAATCTCGAAGAACTGACTCCCCGACCCATTATCAAAGAGGAGGAATTGAGTAGGATGGTCGAGATTAGTAATGACATGGGTTGGGCCATTCAGGACGAGGTCGACTATAACAAGACGTTGGCGTTCAGCGACGATGAATGCGACAACAGCAACAAAACTGCATCAAGCCGAAGTGGTGAAAACAGGGACTCCAGGGAAAGGGACAACGTGTAAGTGACTTATTAttactttgaaactttgtGCGATAAATAATTGGTCATATAGTGAATCTAGGGACAAACTGCAATCGACAACGCACGTTCGAGAGCACCCCAGGGACCGCGACCGTGACAGGGATCGTGATCGCGATCATAGAGATCTGGAACGCAGCGACAGCCACTCGAGCGACGGAACCCAGCGCAACTGGAACACCGGTAGTTCCGGTGGAGGCGCGCGGTCCATGAATTCGCGTGGTCGCTCCTCCGAGGAAGATGACATTCGTTTACAGCGACGCACCCAGCAGGAGGTCGAACTTGCTGTGCAAAGGGCCAAACAACGAAAGGAGGAGGAGGAAAAGCGATTCAATGAGGCGACTAAACAAGGGGCTGCCAAGAAGTTAATGGAACTTGAAGAGAAAATACAGAAAAGGGACAGGTATGTTACTAGGAAAAGTAGTTCACATTACTTGTGTTTATTTTCACACTTAACCCCActatattttcaatacaattgTAAGTTGATATATAGGTTCCATAATTGCATCATTCAagacatataattaattgattgtagataaaatattttaaatacaattatttacagAGTCAATGAGACATCTGGAACCATTAATCCAGCCaatgtgcctgcaaaagggaTAAACCACACGCCCATACCGCTGCCCGAATTCCAGAAGGATAAGGAAAGATCCGACCGTAACGAACGGGATGGCAGAGACAATCGTTCAGGCACTCCTAACGATACCTCCAACCACGATGATTCGAAACGCAACGACAGCGGCAATAATTTCAGACATCTAACCCAAATTGAAGGCAAGAATTTCCCACGCAAAACAGCTAGCGGTGGCGGCAAACAGTCGGATCGCGACAACAGGGATCGGGAACGTGGTGACGGACGGTCCCAGAACGGACAGTTTTCCCGTCACTTCCAGAATGATCTGCCTCCACGTTTCTTGAAGAACCAACAGAGAAACAACAGTCAGAACAATTTACAGCAAGCAGGCATGCAGCAACCTGCACAACACTTTGGACAATGGAGCGCACCTCAGGGTGGCGGAGTTGCACCACCCAATGCCGCCAAGTCCTCGCCTGGCATTAACAGGAATGCCAGGGATAGCCCCGATAGGACTAGAGACGAAGATGATAGGAGGTAATTTCTTAACCAATTTGATTACTCactacatttatatattttgttgactcgtgttattaaataaataattttctttacagGGATTATAAGCGTCAGGGTTCGGACGATAGTTATCGTGGTAGCCACATGCATTTACAACATGACCCATCACCTAAACAATTGCCAACCCAAGATAGTCATGGTCGTTACGGCGATGATTGTTCACAAGAATCCCGACATCACGGCTACGACTACGGACGTAGAGATCAACAACAAGACGACAAGTGGTTGCCCAAAGATAAAGAACGGTCAGACAAGAAATTAGATGGGTACGGGGGTGGCGACCACGGTTCCAGAGATGATTGGCACGATAGAAAGGATAAACGTGACGATAAACCACAAGATAGGTACGATAGGCCTCAGAGACCGGACAGTCGTGACTCCCGTTCGACGAGAGATTCTCGCCATTCTAGAGACTCTGAGCCACGCGACTATATGAGTCAGTGGGCGTCCGAGCCCGCATATGAATCGTATGAAGATAAAAAGAAAGAACAACAGCATGCGTTGCGGGATGATCGTCGAACAGTTCCGGGACCAATTACCAAGGATAGAATCGAAGCCGACGACATGCGAAACGAAAAACGATCGTTAACACAGCTTAAACGTGGACAGAACTTGGATAAAAGGGATGGCGTTAAAAGAGACGATAAAGTGCATGAGGTGGATGAACTGAAGAAAGCCAACAGTGCACTGATAAGCGATACGGGTGGCAATGATTGGGCTGAATGTTTACCACCTATTGAGGACTCGAATGACGCCAAGTTCTCCGATGACAAGTCAAACAAGACGTCGTCGAGTACTGACCTTCACAAGAACGACAAGCATTTTGGTGGTGAACTGAAAAAGTCTGACAGTTTGGAGCACAAAGATGGTGGAAGAATGCGTGGTGGCCGTGGGTCTCAGAACAAAAGCGGAAGCGCAGGTGGATGGGGTAACTCCAGCGAGTACCATCGATCATCCGGTGGTGCTTGGAATAAAAGAGCTGGTCGAGGTGGTGGACGTAGCGGTGGAAGGCCTTCGTCTCAGGTGAGCGGTGACTTCCACGGCACTGATTCAGAAGGTTCCATCGAAGACCACCACTCTGACAAGGGAAAGAAACAGGAGAAGGATGAGAAAAATCGCGAATCAAAAGAAATCTCAAAACATCAAGAGAAAACTCATGATGGACAACGTAAATCGGAAGGCGGCAAATATGACAAGCATTATGTTCCACGAGGTGAACCATCCAGAATAGGCAGGGGTGGTGCCAGTTTCGGCAGCCGCAATAGTCGCATGGGCGGACTGAGTAAGAAAATAGACGGTTACGGACCTCCACCTAAAAGTCCATTCGGGCATCACGACGATAGGGACAAGAAAGCGTCCAGTGATGAAGCGTCAGTGGATCCTCTCGCAACCGAGGATAAAACCAAGTTGAATCAGCAGGCCCTTTCTGCGGGAATGGGTATTGCACCTGGGGGCAGCAAGAAGGACCACGATGAAAAGAATCGGTCGAGAAAGGATAATAGACGTGGCAAGTCTAGAAGCAAAAACGATGGCTTGAAAAAGGATGATGATGTATACGACACCAATTCGGAACTTTCGGACGAAAAAGACGGAAAGTTGTCTTCAAAAAAATCTGGTGGTAGTAGCAATAAGTCTCAATCGACATCCAGAGGATCCTCATCAAATCCGAGCAGAAGCGATAGTAGGCGAAATCCTCCTCCACGAATGGGAGGCTCTGACAAGAGATACGCAGATGGTCAAAACTCAGTTCCACGTCAAAACTCGAATAGCTCACTAAAGAGTAAAAAAGAAGACAAGAACGAACAGAACGTGCTTTGCAATGCTATCGCAGATATTTCCCTGAAAAACCGTGAAGCTGATGGTGAGGATAAAGATGAAAGGTCATCTATTAACGGTGATTCAGAAGGTTTCCAAGAAGTAAAAAGCAAAAAGACGGTAAAAGATAAGCAAAAAGCAGATGAGAAATCAGGAACCAAGGGTGCAAAGAATGATAAAGATAAGGATAGTAATGTTGGCAGTAACTCCGTTGGTGGCCGAAACGATAGAGGCGTAGAAAGGAAGAAGACACAACAATTAACACCTCAACAAATTCAAAACATTCCGTCTTTGATGGCTACACCGGTTAATCCGCCACAGTCCTTGCCGAAGAACAACTTTGAGAGGCCGCGGCAACAGAAACTGGCTCCCAGATTTGCCAAGCAAAAACTTCAAAAAGCTCAAATGCAACAGCAGCAACATTCGGTAAGAAATTGTTTacgaattaattgttaattgatactattaattttttttctttaattacagCATCACCTTCAAGATGTAAATGACATGAACAAAGTGAATCAGAACATCAATGTATATAACATGAAAGATGCTAATGTAGTATCTGCTACAGTTTCAGCATGGGACAAACCATTAGGTTCTCAAATGCGTGGCATTGATCACGATGCTATGATGGGTGTGACTATGGATAATTGCAAAGGGATGGAACCTGGACAGGTGCCTCAACAAGGTGCCAATCCCAATGCTGCAGATAAggtacttttaattttcattgttttgtAACGGGTAAAGCTTTAAATGTCAATTCTCGATAAAGTGAAGTTAACATTAATGTGTTAGTAGTGACTTTTAATCtactacattttataattaacctcTCACTTTGCAGATGATGGCTAAATCTCAAATGCAACAGGATAAAACGCTATTGGACGGAACAACTGCCCCTGTTCAAACGATAATTTTCGAAAACACCAACTTTAAATCTTCGGCTGCTCCGGGCAGTCGAAATGCCGCACGGTCATCCGGTGCCGATAAAGCCCGGGGCGGCAAAATGGATGATGGCCCTTTAGACGGCGGTAACACTGTGATGTCCAACTTTAACAAACCTCTTACTGAACTTATTGGCAAAGATAAGTCGGACTCCATACAGCTGCCTATTTCGTTTAAGGTGCGTGTTCCTGTCTGAGgtgtttaaaaacatttattttgtatttagatCAATTTAAACTGTTgcttaattactattattttgttacaggAGGACAATGGTGACATGAAATTGGATTTCTTCGACTCGGAACTCAGTTTGACTGATGAAAAGTCATCCGCCAAAATGATTATGTCTTCTAAAACGATACACACAAGCGGAGCAACTCCAACAGCGAACAGCGCCATGTGCACTGCCGATtcgttaaacattaaaattgcttCCGTTAAAAAGGTAAAATAGTCCAGTAATTGTTGAAACTGAAACATgaccttaaattaaattccaggTGTGGGAAACGCCATCAGCTGAACACGGTGTCGTACAGGACGATACGAGCTCGTCCAATTTTTCCAACGCTTTCGTCCCGGACGCTCAGATAGACCCCAATGTGTTCAATAAGTCAGGGGACGGCGGAGACGATGGCCACGAGGCTTACAACCAATCACCAAACCAGTCGGCGCAATCGACTACCACAAATGTATGTAAGGTAAGTCTCAGATAGtggaaagaatataaagaccCTGATCCCTCCTAAATTCATGTTtatcattttacatttattttagttttcttttttttttaatttcatgtttaattttacagaatCTTTTAGTTCAACttctaattttgattaaatgttGGGTCTATTTTCTGTTTCATACAATTAATTGGACTTCTTTCATTTTACTTCACTTAtctttcataaattttctacGCCACCATTAGCATTTTTGTACCTACTTGTTGCAGGTAAAACCGACACAGCAAGTGTCTGGCACAGGAAACCAAACTGTGTTGAATTCGACATCGCACCAACAGCATTCTGCCATGGTGGCGCAGAGCCTTATGGGCAATCCACTGTCGCCACCACCTATGCCTCATGTGCCCGGCGCAGGCGTCGGTCTTGGACAACCACAACCTTACAGTGCTAATCAACACCTTGGTTATCAAGTAATAAATACCCATTTACCATCATTAATTGTGATTACTAaactttttgaatttgtttcagGCTGGACTTGGTGGTAACACGCAATACGGCATGTCAGCAATTCCTTCGCCACCCACAGTGCCAACGGTTCTGTACAACTCGACGCAGCCACTTCAGCCCGCCAACGCCGCCGGTCTCTACAGCACCTTCCAGATGGAACAAGCGGCGGCCAGCGTGCTAGGTGGCCAACGGAGCTCTCAATACTCCCAATATCCTCCCTTTGGCATAGGTCAGACACCTTCCAGTCCTTACTCCACACAATCGGTGTATTTGCCACCGGCGCCACACCCACCTCCACCAACACAGGCTCCGCCACCGGAGCTATATCAGAACTTCAGGCTGGGAACGGGACCTTTCGGTCAGAACCAGCAGCTAAATAATCCCAGCACGGTGCTCATATCATCCACATCCAATACGTTGATGAGCGCGTCTGTCAAGCCCAGTTCGCAGCAGATCAGCGCAATTGGTGAGTCTTCTCGTTGTGAATATTAAAGGACACGTATTAATTGGGAGCATTCTTGATTTCTAGGCACGAAAGCTGGAGGTGTGGGTCAAGCGTACGGTCAACAGTCGCAACAAGGCCAACAGATGTACATGTACGATCCCGGATTGCAGCACAactatatatcaaatttgcaACGCGGTCCTCCCGCGGGCCCAGTCCAAAGTAACGTGGTGCCGGCACTCCAGCCATCGTCTTCGTACTACTCGGGATCGACAGGTATCAAAACACCTTTTCATTCCTCatggaattattaaaatacactaATTTTTTCGATTATTAAGCTTTTGGGGTTTACTAGGCGCCTCGAGTTCCCGATCCAGTGTAGCCCACGTCCCAAGTCCAGTTCCTTGAACCGTCCAGGTTTACTGTTTCAATATGCCACACTACCGTTGTGTTATGAACAGTGAGTCTTGACTTAGAAGAACCACTTTCCCTCCTTTTATATCCTTCTTTATTTGTCCCATTGACGAGtcgagattttatttattgctctCTAGTTTTTAATGTGACCCGATTTTAGTTTTACACACAAACTCACGCGATTCTACACTTTCTGCTGCTTTGGTGTGGTGACTATTTATGTAGAGATGTGTTGATTAGCTATTAAGTGCGATTATTTTGATGTTGAGTTTTTGTCTTAATGTCGTTGGCACCCGAAAAATAATCGTTTAATTATAAGAggaaacatttcaaaactttttatttattatatatatttattttgaatcggTTTCTCAAGTAATGTTGTCAATGACaatgcaaaataaattgtgtgcATTATTACTTGACATTATTTAATGAGGAGACcgttatttattgattgaaaGCAAgacttattgattattttttggatACTACCGGCGTAATTGTACCGTATTTAGTTATAGCACGAAAAGTATTTCAgtgactattatttataattatttagagaTCTAATACACAATGATTTTGTACCCAGTTGTTGTGTATATTCGGAATATTGCTGTGAAAGTATGATTTTGTAATGTAGAtagttttatcaaatttattaatcctttaactaattattcagtatatacaataaattattcattttaataatatttataacagagCAAAcactatttattgaatttattgatgcCAATAGAGCTTTATACAATTTTCCACTCAAAATCATGCCATTTAGTTCATTGTagataatatcaattaattttaatccctTATTTATGCAATGCATTGTAGATAGattttgtgaaataataaatttctattttctaattttgtgtatttttttgcaTGGTGTATTGTTTGTCCGTCAAATGCAAAGTCAAGACACAAAAAGTAAAGTAGTATAGAACATTTAGAACTAACAATGTGGTAGACAAAATTAGAAAAGAACACTCAATCTACTTTGTGGAGTGAGTTTGTAGCAGCTGCTTGAGCATATTGTATAGTTTTGTGCAGTAATAAACTATGGTCAAGTCTTTTGGTAAGTCCTTTTGTAGTTAAAAAtgctttgttttttttttgtgttatacTTGAAGTATTCAAAAAATGGGTTAAATTGAAATCTACTAAACTTGAGCttatcaaattaatgaaaaaatataaaacattttaaattattccattattaatttaaatttaattttattattcccgagttttttattttaattacaccgCTTGCAGGTTTGtaccaattaaatattctctgaTTAAAATTACGATCTTCCATTATGTGCCGATCAATTAAACCAAGGATACTTCACGTCTCAAAATCCAATGAtcgcattaaattaataacctgTGTTATGTTACATTTCAGGAGGACAGGGTTTCTTCCAGCAACCGGGCAACTCTGCCATGACCGGGGCACAACTGCAACAACACCAGGCGGCCGCGGGTTACGGTTTGCAGGGATTCGCAGCGGCCGCCGTGGCCGCTGCTTCCCACAGCCAGTCGCACAACAGCGTCAGCTTCAATTCCCAATTTCTGTCGACTCCGATGCAAATGGCGGCGGCGATCTCCCAGCAGTACAGGTCTACATATATAAAGGCGGCCGCTGGTCAACCCATGGGCGACCAGTCGGGTGCCGGAGGCGGAAGGCCGCAACAGCTTAAGAGTCCTGCCGGACAGGACGGTCTCTCCTCAGTGTTTTCGGGTGAGTGATGGTTTGAGATTATTATACGGTTTTATGTTactgtattttgttttataggtTCCCAAATTCCGTCGCCGAAGTCACGACAGAATTCAAAGCATCCGCCTCCACAGTCGAGTCCCACTGCCCAAACAAAACTGTTCTACGGAAACATGGGCGGCAATCAACAGAGCAATGTAAGTAGCCACTACAACACAATTCCCAAGTAATCGAATGTACTTTCGTAAGCACGATATTCATAGTATATCAGGAGTAATTCTCCAATAACATTCGTTGAAAAATCTTCTTTTTATTTCGAGGTTGGTGAAGGATAACTCTCGGCGTTACGGAGTTGCGTGTTGGGTTATGCGTGTTATTACGTATTTGTGATCTGtcttttatatacattaattctGATGCGGTTTGTTGTTTGTTCTCTGTGCGGTAGGTGCAAAGGTACCCGACACCGATCCAAAGGCCGCCGGTAAATTTCCAGCAAAACATGGGTTCAGTCCAAAACAACGTGAACCAGAAACACCGGTCAAGCAATGTGGGAAATAAAGCTCCCAATCGGCAGTTTTACGGCGGCCAAAGTAAGTTCCCCTGCTTTTTACACAGTGTGCTTTCTTTCACCCACTTTCTGGTCTCCCTATTCCTATACAATTTGTAAAAGTCTTGCTTGTCCACCTCAGCTATTCCAAACTGCATGGAATAATCGAATTGCATGGTCGTAAGTCGTAGTACGTTTACCGGAATTGATTCCAAACCTGTATAACTTGGTAATTAAGTCTGTTTCTATCTCTATTTTTGTGGTTACTGTTTAGGGACATATTAATCCACAGTTGAATACTGAAAATTTCCCTGCTGcctgtttttattgttggatTTTCAATTCCGAA
Encoded here:
- the LOC109594425 gene encoding protein split ends isoform X4, whose translation is MSTLSGQASKGEKTKPKFQSLDINNLYRVSRGENTEKTQQKSSSVYIKHGMQSLGKVPSARRAPANLPSLKSESSETGAAVPLVPPGGPGWGKQQEGGGSQGGAAPTLQSTPQSSGGASAPTATVAAAGQTAPSQQAPGPGTQQQSNSNAPAAHQKPPSLVSSGVTPATGDKLWSSITSGSDPAHPPPYQSAQFQHEFPSLSGGPEGAAGQGGRVGGPASDGYGAAPGGLSLRPQTEGSWTQGGAGRFGPPDGAGLRGAAGASGPMAHPPQLSGPGGPNGPAHGQSSQQHHPPLPPQFRSVMPSFMYKDFVGTGSFASTGSSGISHTSHNPAAPSSINGRGGMGGERGGNRPHPESSRQAPPRLNDNLEELTPRPIIKEEELSRMVEISNDMGWAIQDEVDYNKTLAFSDDECDNSNKTASSRSGENRDSRERDNVESRDKLQSTTHVREHPRDRDRDRDRDRDHRDLERSDSHSSDGTQRNWNTGSSGGGARSMNSRGRSSEEDDIRLQRRTQQEVELAVQRAKQRKEEEEKRFNEATKQGAAKKLMELEEKIQKRDRVNETSGTINPANVPAKGINHTPIPLPEFQKDKERSDRNERDGRDNRSGTPNDTSNHDDSKRNDSGNNFRHLTQIEGKNFPRKTASGGGKQSDRDNRDRERGDGRSQNGQFSRHFQNDLPPRFLKNQQRNNSQNNLQQAGMQQPAQHFGQWSAPQGGGVAPPNAAKSSPGINRNARDSPDRTRDEDDRRDYKRQGSDDSYRGSHMHLQHDPSPKQLPTQDSHGRYGDDCSQESRHHGYDYGRRDQQQDDKWLPKDKERSDKKLDGYGGGDHGSRDDWHDRKDKRDDKPQDRYDRPQRPDSRDSRSTRDSRHSRDSEPRDYMSQWASEPAYESYEDKKKEQQHALRDDRRTVPGPITKDRIEADDMRNEKRSLTQLKRGQNLDKRDGVKRDDKVHEVDELKKANSALISDTGGNDWAECLPPIEDSNDAKFSDDKSNKTSSSTDLHKNDKHFGGELKKSDSLEHKDGGRMRGGRGSQNKSGSAGGWGNSSEYHRSSGGAWNKRAGRGGGRSGGRPSSQVSGDFHGTDSEGSIEDHHSDKGKKQEKDEKNRESKEISKHQEKTHDGQRKSEGGKYDKHYVPRGEPSRIGRGGASFGSRNSRMGGLSKKIDGYGPPPKSPFGHHDDRDKKASSDEASVDPLATEDKTKLNQQALSAGMGIAPGGSKKDHDEKNRSRKDNRRGKSRSKNDGLKKDDDVYDTNSELSDEKDGKLSSKKSGGSSNKSQSTSRGSSSNPSRSDSRRNPPPRMGGSDKRYADGQNSVPRQNSNSSLKSKKEDKNEQNVLCNAIADISLKNREADGEDKDERSSINGDSEGFQEVKSKKTVKDKQKADEKSGTKGAKNDKDKDSNVGSNSVGGRNDRGVERKKTQQLTPQQIQNIPSLMATPVNPPQSLPKNNFERPRQQKLAPRFAKQKLQKAQMQQQQHSHHLQDVNDMNKVNQNINVYNMKDANVVSATVSAWDKPLGSQMRGIDHDAMMGVTMDNCKGMEPGQVPQQGANPNAADKMMAKSQMQQDKTLLDGTTAPVQTIIFENTNFKSSAAPGSRNAARSSGADKARGGKMDDGPLDGGNTVMSNFNKPLTELIGKDKSDSIQLPISFKEDNGDMKLDFFDSELSLTDEKSSAKMIMSSKTIHTSGATPTANSAMCTADSLNIKIASVKKVWETPSAEHGVVQDDTSSSNFSNAFVPDAQIDPNVFNKSGDGGDDGHEAYNQSPNQSAQSTTTNVCKVKPTQQVSGTGNQTVLNSTSHQQHSAMVAQSLMGNPLSPPPMPHVPGAGVGLGQPQPYSANQHLGYQAGLGGNTQYGMSAIPSPPTVPTVLYNSTQPLQPANAAGLYSTFQMEQAAASVLGGQRSSQYSQYPPFGIGQTPSSPYSTQSVYLPPAPHPPPPTQAPPPELYQNFRLGTGPFGQNQQLNNPSTVLISSTSNTLMSASVKPSSQQISAIGTKAGGVGQAYGQQSQQGQQMYMYDPGLQHNYISNLQRGPPAGPVQSNVVPALQPSSSYYSGSTGGQGFFQQPGNSAMTGAQLQQHQAAAGYGLQGFAAAAVAAASHSQSHNSVSFNSQFLSTPMQMAAAISQQYRSTYIKAAAGQPMGDQSGAGGGRPQQLKSPAGQDGLSSVFSGSQIPSPKSRQNSKHPPPQSSPTAQTKLFYGNMGGNQQSNTMHYPRKTKKWTNRN